From the Sebastes fasciatus isolate fSebFas1 chromosome 3, fSebFas1.pri, whole genome shotgun sequence genome, one window contains:
- the LOC141765260 gene encoding P2X purinoceptor 3-like — MWSCIKDFFTYETTKSVVVKSWTIGIINRVVQLLIITYFIGWVFVNEKAYQVRDTAIESSVMTKVKGFGIYNDKVMDVADYVTPTQGASVFCIITKLITTENQVQAYCPESEKKYICTQDSNCTKHLNKSGSYGILTGKCVPFNTTVKMCEIKGWCPAEIDTIKTTPMMEVENFTIFIKNSIRFPIFNYTKGNFLTTITDDYIKRCNFDMVNNTYCPIFRVGDVVRYAQQNFTKLADKGGVIGIKIGWNCDLDKSDDQCNPSYSFTRLDAMSQKNAVSPGYNFRFAKYYKMENGTDYRTLVKAYAIRFDVLVNGNAGKFNMIPTLINMVAAFTSVGVGTVLCDIILLNFLKGAEQYKAKKFEEVSDSPMDFQSNGLYRSQLSLRHNETMMRSSDSGSFSIEHYS, encoded by the exons ATGTGGTCTTGTATAAAAGACTTCTTCACCTATGAAACCACCAAGTCGGTGGTAGTGAAGAGCTGGACCATCGGCATCATCAACCGTGTCGTCCAACTCCTCATCATCACTTACTTCATCGG gTGGGTGTTTGTCAATGAGAAGGCCTACCAGGTGAGAGACACAGCTATTGAATCCTCAGTGATGACCAAGGTCAAAGGTTTTGGAATCTACAATGACAAGGTCATGGATGTTGCAGACTACGTCACTCCTACACAG GGAGCTTCAGTCTTCTGCATCATTACCAAACTGATCACTACAGAGAACCAAGTCCAAGCATACTGTCCTGAG agtgagaagaagtacatTTGCACCCAGGACAGTAACTGCACAAAGCACCTCAACAAGTCAGGAAGTTATG GAATTCTGACAGGGAAATGTGTTCCTTTCAACACCACCGTCAAGATGTGTGAAATAAAAGGATGGTGTCCTGCCGAGATCGACACCATCAAGAC TACGCCAATGATGGAAGTGGAGAATTTCACCATTTTTATTAAGAATAGCATCCGCTTTCCAATCTTCAACTACACCAA AGGGAACTTCCTTACTACCATCACTGACGATTACATCAAAAGATGTAACTTTGACATGGTGAACAACACCTACTGCCCCATCTTCAGAGTGGGAGACGTGGTCCGCTACGCACAGCAGAACTTCACTAAACTGGCCGACAAG GGAGGAGTGATTGGAATAAAGATCGGCTGGAACTGTGATCTGGACAAGTCAGATGACCAGTGTAACCCTTCGTACTCGTTCACTCGCCTGGATGCCATGTCACAGAAGAACGCTGTGTCACCGGGCTACAATTTCAG GTTTGCCAAATACTATAAGATGGAGAATGGGACCGACTACCGCACACTGGTCAAAGCCTACGCTATTAGGTTTGATGTTCTAGTCAATGGAAAT GCAGGGAAGTTCAACATGATCCCTACACTCATCAACATGGTGGCAGCCTTCACGTCAGTGGGAGTG GGCACGGTGTTGTGTGACATCATACTGCTGAACTTCCTGAAAGGAGCGGAGCAGTACAAGGCCAAGAAATTTGAAGAG gtgtccGACAGCCCGATGGATTTCCAAAGCAACGGGTTGTACCGCTCACAGCTGTCACTCCGACACAACGAGACCATGATGAGGTCCAGTGACTCCGGGTCATTTTCTATTGAACATTACAGCTAA